The following are encoded in a window of Sporichthyaceae bacterium genomic DNA:
- a CDS encoding pyridoxamine 5'-phosphate oxidase family protein yields MTDQLGFHEGEVAVQRRAGLHSAAMELVGMLAPPVPSPGRARFLAERNFAVLAARDSAARLWTAPLSGPPGFLDLRGDRLAVYTLPAGRPEPLPAGQRVGMIVIDLVTRRRLRVNGRLIQVGPDWFGIVVDQAFGNCQKYIQARELRLVPTDTAAAPRPSTAAEIAEFARSTDTFFLGTSHPELGPDASHRGGRPGFLRVDEAGLWWPDYRGNNMFNSFGNLAVDDSAALLVPDFAAGRMLQLSGTAVLEWGEPGEPGDDGGTGRRVRLEVADAVVGGLPVRAEAVEASPANPSVRN; encoded by the coding sequence ATGACCGATCAGTTGGGTTTCCACGAGGGCGAGGTCGCGGTCCAGCGCCGGGCCGGGTTGCACAGTGCGGCGATGGAACTGGTCGGCATGCTCGCCCCGCCGGTCCCCAGTCCCGGCCGGGCCCGGTTCCTGGCCGAGCGGAACTTCGCGGTGCTCGCCGCCCGCGACAGTGCCGCCCGGTTGTGGACCGCTCCGCTGTCCGGACCGCCGGGTTTCCTCGACCTGCGTGGCGATCGCCTGGCCGTGTACACCTTGCCGGCCGGCCGCCCCGAACCCCTGCCCGCCGGGCAACGGGTCGGGATGATCGTGATCGACCTGGTGACCCGCCGCCGGCTGCGGGTCAACGGCCGGCTGATCCAGGTGGGTCCGGACTGGTTCGGGATCGTCGTCGACCAGGCGTTCGGCAACTGCCAGAAATACATCCAGGCTCGGGAGTTGCGGCTCGTGCCCACCGACACCGCGGCGGCGCCGCGGCCGTCCACCGCCGCCGAGATCGCCGAGTTCGCCCGGTCGACCGACACGTTCTTCCTCGGAACCAGTCATCCCGAACTCGGCCCGGACGCCTCGCACCGTGGCGGCCGGCCGGGATTCCTGCGGGTCGACGAAGCGGGCCTGTGGTGGCCGGACTACCGGGGCAACAACATGTTCAACAGCTTCGGGAACCTGGCCGTCGACGACTCGGCCGCGCTGCTGGTCCCGGATTTCGCGGCCGGTCGGATGCTGCAACTGAGCGGCACCGCGGTGCTGGAATGGGGCGAGCCGGGGGAGCCCGGCGACGACGGCGGGACCGGCCGGCGCGTGCGTCTGGAGGTCGCCGACGCGGTCGTCGGGGGACTGCCGGTCCGCGCGGAGGCGGTGGAGGCCTCCCCGGCCAACCCGTCGGTCCGGAACTGA